The following nucleotide sequence is from Saccharothrix texasensis.
GGCGTCCCGTCCACCGGCGCCGGTCTGCGCACGGCGAGCGTGGTCGCCGCCAGCACGCCGAACGTGATCGCGTTGCCGGTGATCGCCAGGGCGTAGGTGGCGGGGTCGTCGGCGGTCAGCACCAGGGCGCCCAGGCCGGCGCCGATGGCGTAGCCGACGTGCTGCGCGACCCGTTGCCGGGCCAGGGCTCGCACCCTGGCCGCGTCGTCGGCCACCAGACCGGTGATCAACGCCGTCCGCACGGCGTTGCCGCCGTTGGCGGGCGCGGTGAACGCCACCGTCGCCGCGAGGAACGACCACGTGCCGTCCACCGCCAGGTAGGACGTCATGGCCAGGGCGCGGACGACGGTGAGCACCGCCAGCACCAGCCTCGGGTCGAAGCGGTCGGCCAGCGCGCCGAGCGGCACCGCCGCGACCAGCCCCGCCGCGCCCGCGACCGCCATGCCGACGCCCACCGCGGTCGGCGGCAGCCCGAGGACGCGGGTGAAGAACAAGGCCCAGGTGGTGAACCACAGGCCGTCGCCGAGCGCCGAGACCCCGCGCCCCCACAGCAGCACGCCCAGCCCCATCGGCACTCACCCTTCACGATGTGATGAACCATGACCGTAACCCGCGTCACGGCAGGGTCGCAATCAGAGTTCAGGACATCGTGAACGGTGCTAGGGTGCACCTGTGGCGGGATGGGTCGACTCGGGCAACGCCGTCCAGGCGTCGGTCGTCGCGCTGGCCCGCGAGCTGTCCGACCCGGTCCGGCTCACCGCGCTGCAACTGCTCGCCGCCGAGGGCCCGCACACGATGGTGCAGCTGGCCGACGCCATGGGCGTCTCGCCGCCGCGGCTGGGCAACCACCTGGCCCGCCTGCGCGCCGCGGGCCTCGTCACGGTCGAGCACACCGGCCGGCACGCCGTCTACCAGGTGGGCCGCGCCGACATCGCCGACGTCCTCACCGCACTGGCCCGATACGCCCACCGCGGCGACCCCGTCACGCCCCGGCGCACGTCATCGCCGGTCGACGTCGCCCACACGTGCTACGACCACGCGGCCGGCCGCCTGGGGATCTCGGTGTTCGCGACCCTCGTCGAGGCGGGCGCGCTCCGCCCGCCCGACGGCCGCACCGGCGACCTCGCGCTGGGGGAGGACCTGACCGCGCTGCACCGCCTGGGCGTCGACCCGGCCGCCGTCGCGCCGCGCCGCCGCCTCGCGTCGGCCTGCCTGGACCGCACGCACCGCGTCCCGCACCTGGGCGGCGACCTGGGCCGGCTCGTGCTGGACGCGTTCGTGGCCGCCGGCCTGGTCCGCCGTCAGGACGGCACCAGGGAGCTCCTCGTCACCGGACGGGGGGACGAGCGGCTGCCCGTCCTGCTGCCGGGGTTCACGCCGGCGCCGTGAAGCCGCGCACCGACCACGCCCGCGCGGCCAGCCGGATGGAGCCGTCCGGGTGGGTGGGCAGGCGGGTGCGGAGCAGGTCGCGCAGGGCCCGCCGGCGGTCCTCGGGCAGGGACGCGGTGTAGCCGGGCGCCGGTCCCTGGCCGCCGAGGAACGGGCGCCAGTAGTCGTCGAAGTCGTTGAACACCGTCGGCACCTCCAACGCCTCCACGCGCACCCCGGTCAACCCGGCGCCGGTCCACAGCTCGCGGAGCGGTTCGGGACGGCAGAGGGGGAAGCGCCTGCCCTCGTGCAGGGCGGCGGCGGCCGGGTCGAGGTCGGTGGCGGCGTCCCAGAAGAAGCGGGTGATCGCCATGCCCTCGGCGTAGTCCCAGACGTAGCCGGCGACCACGCCCCGCGGCGCGGCGACCCTGGCGAACTCGGCCACGGCGCGGGCGGGGTCGGGCACGAAGTTGAGCGCGAGACCGCTGACCACGGCGTCGAACGAGCGGTCGGGCAGCGGGAGGGACCGGGCGTCACCGACGTGGAAGGCCGCGCGCGGGTCGGTGACCCGGTGCTCGGCGGTGGCCAGGAAACCCTCGGACGGGTCGACCCCGACGACCTCGGCCGGGTCGGCGAGCTTGAGGATCGCGGTGGTCAACGCGCCCGTGCCGCAGCCGACGTCCAGCCACCGGCGGCCCGCCGGCACGTCCAGCAGCCGGAGGAACCGCCGCGCGACGGGCGCGCTCCAACGCCCGACGTAAGCCTCGTACGCCTCGCCGACCGCCCACACCTCGTCCGCCATGGGGCTCAGCATGGCAGGCGCCGACGCCCGCCGACGACGTTCCGCACTACGCGGTTCGGGTCCGGCCGGCGACCCGGCGGGGGCTCCCGGGTCGCCGGCCCCGCCGGGCGCGGTCCGGTTCAGGTGATCTCGAGGTCGTCCGGGTCGATCGGGCCCTCGACGCTCGCCCGGTCCTCCGCGGTGACCGTCGCGGTGACCGCGGGCGCCTCCGGCGCGAGCCACAGCACGCCCGTCGGCGGCAGTTGCAGCACCGCCGACGCGGGCCTGCCGTGCCAGGGGCGCTCTTCCGCTTCCACCACGCCGAAGTTCCCGACCCCGGACCCGCCGTAGACCTCCGAGTCCGTGTTCACCACCTCGCGCCACCGACCGGCGACCGGCAGCCCGACCCGGTAGTCGTGGTGCGGCAGGCCGGCGAAGTTCGCCACGCACGCGAGCACCGAGCCGTCCTCACCGATGCGCAGGAAGCTCAGCACGTTGCCCGCCGAGTCGTTCGCGTCGATCCACGAGAACCCCTCGGGCTTGTTGTCCGCGCTGTAGAGCGCGGGCGAGCCCCGGTAGACCCGGTTCAGGTCGCCGATCAGCCGGTGCAGGCCGCCGTGCAGCGGCGAGTCCAGCAGGTGCCAGTCCAGCGACCGGCTCTCCGACCACTCCTCCCGCTGCCCGAACTCGCCGCCCATGAACAGCAGCTGCTTGCCGGGGTGCGCCCACATGAACGCCAGCAGCGAGCGCAGCCCGGCCGCCTTGTTCCAGTCGTCGCCGGGCATCCGCTGCCACAACGACCCCTTGCCGTGCACGACCTCGTCGTGCGACAGCGGCAGCACGAAGTTCTCGCTCCACGCGTACACCAGCGAGAACGTGATCTCGTTGTGGTGGAACGACCGGTGGATGGGCTCGCGCGACAGGTAGTGCAGCGAGTCGTGCATCCAGCCCATGTTCCACTTGAACCCGAACCCGAGGCCGCCCAGGTGCGTGGGCCGCGACACGCCCGGCCACGCCGTCGACTCCTCCGCCACCATCACCACGCCGGGGTGGCGCTTGTAGACCGTCGCGTTCAGCTCCTGCAGGAACCGCACCGCGTCCAGGTTCTCCCGGCCGCCGTACTGGTTGGGCAGCCACTGCCCCTCCTGCCGCGAGTAGTCCAGGTACAGCATCGAGGCCACCGCGTCGACCCGCAGGCCGTCGATGTGGAACTCCTCGATCCAGTACAGCGCGTTGGCGACCAGGAAGTTGCGCACCTCGTTGCGCCCGAAGTCGAACACCAGCGTGCCCCAGTCCGGGTGCTCGCCCCGGCGGGGGTCCTCGTGCTCGTACAGCGCGCTGCCGTCGAACTTCGCCAACGCCCAGGAGTCCTTCGGGAAGTGCGCCGGCACCCAGTCCATGATCACGCCGACGCCGCGCTGGTGCAGCACGTCCACGAAGTGCCGGAAGTCGTCCGGCGAGCCGAACCTCGACGTCGGCGCGTAGTACGACGTCACCTGGTAGCCCCACGACCCGCCGAACGGGTGCTCGGCCACCGGCATCAGCTCCACGTGGGTGAACCCGGCGTCCACCACGTAGTCCGCCAGCTCCGTGGCCAGCTCCCGGTAGCTCAGGCCGGGCCGCCACGAGCCCAGGTGCACCTCGTACGCGCTCATCGGCGCGTTGATCCACTGCGTGGCGTCGCGCTTGGCCTGCCACTCGGCGTCGCCCCACTCGTGCGCGGTCCGGGTGACGACCGAGGCGGTCTGCGGCGGCGTCTCGGTGGCGAACGCCATCGGGTCGGCCTTCTCGTGCCACCCTCCGTCCCGGCCCAGGATGCGGAACTTGTACCGGGTGCCCTCGGGGATGCCGGGGATGAAGACCTCCCACACGCCGGACGAGCCGAGCGACCTCATCGGGTTCGCCCGGCCGTCCCAGCCGTCGAAGTCGCCGCACACCCGCACACCGCGCGCGGTCGGCGCCCACACGGCGAACGAGACGCCCGAGACGGTGCCGTTGGGCGTGTCGTAGGTGCGCACCCGCGCGCCCAGCACGTCCCACAGCCGCTCGTGCCGCCCCTCGCCGATGAGGTGCAGGTCCAGCTCGCCGACGGTGGGCAGCCACCGGTACGGGTCGTCCACCTCGACGGCGTGGTCGCCGTACTCGACCTCCAGCCGGTAGTCGCCGGGGTGCTCGGGCAGCTCGCCCGCGAACAGCCCGTCGGCGACCCGGTCCAGGTCGAACCGCTTGTCGGCGGCCATCACCGCCACCGCGGTCGCGCCCGGCCGCAGCGCCCGCGCGACCACGCCCTCCGGAGCGTGGTGCACGCCCAGCACCGAGTGCGGGTCGTGGTGCGCCCCGGCCAACAGCCGGTCGACGTCCTCGGGCGAGATCATGACTGCACCGCTCCCTCTCCAGTGATCCGCGCGATCGACGACAACGGGACCGTCAACCACTCCGGCCTGTTCGCGTGCTCGTAGGCGACCTCGTAGACGGCCTTGTCCAGCTCGAACGCCCGCAGCAGGTAGCCCCGCTTGCGGGGGTCGCCCACCGAGTCAGACGCCGCCTCCGCGTAGCCCTCGGCGAAGGCCGCGCGGTTGCGCCGCGCCCACTCCAGCGCCCGCACGGTCAGCTGGTGGTCCTCCGGCTGGCCGACGAGCAGCTGGTGGGCCGCGTAGTCGAACGACCGCAGCATCCCCGCCACGTCGCGCAACGGCGAGCGCAGCTCCATCCGCTCCGCGATCGGCGACCCGGGCTCGCCCTCGAAGTCGATCAGCAGCCACCCCTGCACGGTCCGCAGCACCTGACCGAGGTGCAGGTCGCCGTGGATGTGCTGCACCGCGACCGCGTCCGGGGTCTCCCGGGCCTGCTCGAACGCCTCCCGCAGCGCGGGCACGTAGGGCCGCAGCTCCGGCACCGAGGCCACCACCGAGTCCAGCCGCGCGACCATCGCCCGCACGGTCCGGTCGATGTTCTCGGCGTCCGCGGACTGCGTGCCCAGGGCGCGCTCCAGGTC
It contains:
- a CDS encoding ArsR/SmtB family transcription factor codes for the protein MAGWVDSGNAVQASVVALARELSDPVRLTALQLLAAEGPHTMVQLADAMGVSPPRLGNHLARLRAAGLVTVEHTGRHAVYQVGRADIADVLTALARYAHRGDPVTPRRTSSPVDVAHTCYDHAAGRLGISVFATLVEAGALRPPDGRTGDLALGEDLTALHRLGVDPAAVAPRRRLASACLDRTHRVPHLGGDLGRLVLDAFVAAGLVRRQDGTRELLVTGRGDERLPVLLPGFTPAP
- a CDS encoding class I SAM-dependent methyltransferase; its protein translation is MADEVWAVGEAYEAYVGRWSAPVARRFLRLLDVPAGRRWLDVGCGTGALTTAILKLADPAEVVGVDPSEGFLATAEHRVTDPRAAFHVGDARSLPLPDRSFDAVVSGLALNFVPDPARAVAEFARVAAPRGVVAGYVWDYAEGMAITRFFWDAATDLDPAAAALHEGRRFPLCRPEPLRELWTGAGLTGVRVEALEVPTVFNDFDDYWRPFLGGQGPAPGYTASLPEDRRRALRDLLRTRLPTHPDGSIRLAARAWSVRGFTAPA
- the glgB gene encoding 1,4-alpha-glucan branching protein GlgB; translation: MISPEDVDRLLAGAHHDPHSVLGVHHAPEGVVARALRPGATAVAVMAADKRFDLDRVADGLFAGELPEHPGDYRLEVEYGDHAVEVDDPYRWLPTVGELDLHLIGEGRHERLWDVLGARVRTYDTPNGTVSGVSFAVWAPTARGVRVCGDFDGWDGRANPMRSLGSSGVWEVFIPGIPEGTRYKFRILGRDGGWHEKADPMAFATETPPQTASVVTRTAHEWGDAEWQAKRDATQWINAPMSAYEVHLGSWRPGLSYRELATELADYVVDAGFTHVELMPVAEHPFGGSWGYQVTSYYAPTSRFGSPDDFRHFVDVLHQRGVGVIMDWVPAHFPKDSWALAKFDGSALYEHEDPRRGEHPDWGTLVFDFGRNEVRNFLVANALYWIEEFHIDGLRVDAVASMLYLDYSRQEGQWLPNQYGGRENLDAVRFLQELNATVYKRHPGVVMVAEESTAWPGVSRPTHLGGLGFGFKWNMGWMHDSLHYLSREPIHRSFHHNEITFSLVYAWSENFVLPLSHDEVVHGKGSLWQRMPGDDWNKAAGLRSLLAFMWAHPGKQLLFMGGEFGQREEWSESRSLDWHLLDSPLHGGLHRLIGDLNRVYRGSPALYSADNKPEGFSWIDANDSAGNVLSFLRIGEDGSVLACVANFAGLPHHDYRVGLPVAGRWREVVNTDSEVYGGSGVGNFGVVEAEERPWHGRPASAVLQLPPTGVLWLAPEAPAVTATVTAEDRASVEGPIDPDDLEIT